From the Salana multivorans genome, the window GGCAGCGACACGGTGCCGAGCTGCAGCGTGTAGCGGATGCCGAGCTGGGGGACGGAGACGCCGTAGCGCTCGGCCATCGCCGCGATCTCGCCGTTCTTCAGCATCTCGCCGTGCGCGATGGGGGAGTAGGCCTGGACGAGGACGTCCCGCTCCGCGCAGTAGGCGAGCAGGTCCGTCGGCGTGTTGCCGGCGTGGACGAGGAGCTGGTTCACGTGCGGTGCGACGGTGCCCGAGGCGAGGAGGTTCTCGACGTCGGCCTCGAGGAAGTTCGACACGCCGATGCTGCGCAGCCGCCCCGCCCGGTACGCCTCCTCCAGCGCCCGCCACGCGGCGCGGTTGCCCTCCGCGTAGTCGCCGCCGCGGAAGTCCTTCCACGGCTGCGGGCTGTGGATGAGCATGAGGTCGACGTAGTCGAGCCCCATTCGCGCCAGCGAGCCGTCGATCGCGGCGACGGCCTCGTCGTAGCTCTTGATCTCGGCCGCGAGCTTCGTCGACACGAACAGGTCCTCGCGGGCGACGCCGCAGGTGCGGACGCCCTCACCGACGCCGCGCTCGTTGCCGTAGGCCTGCGCCGTGTCGATGTTGCGGTAACCGATCGCGACGGCGTCGCGCACGGCGCGGGCCGCGTCGCCGTCGTCGATGAACCAGGTGCCGAGGCCGAGCCGGGGCGTCGTCACCCCGTTCGACATGGTGTAGGTCTCGCTCAGGATCGTCGGCTGGTCGCCCATGGCTCCTCCGTGCTCTCGGTCGTCGGGTCGGTCGGTGGTTCGTCCGGTGAATCGCAGGCGTGACGTCCATTGTCTCGCGGGTCGTGGGCGCGACACCGGCACGTCGGGACGCTTGGGTACAGTTCCCTTCCACGCTCGCGACGACACCGGGGAGAATCCTTGAGCAACCGACCGACCGCCGGATCCCGCATCGAACGGGGACCGGGAGCCGCATCGCGCACGCTCGCCGCGTTCATCTTCGCCAGCCGGTGGCTGCAGGCTCCCCTCTACCTCGGCCTCATCCTGGCCCAGGCCGTCTACGTCGTGCTGTTCTTCGTCGAGCTCTGGCACCTCATCGACAACGCGATCATCGCCGGGCACATCAGCGAGACCGAGGTCATGCTGAGCGTGCTCGCGCTCATCGACATCGTCATGATCGCGAACCTGCTCATCATGGTCATCATCGGCGGGTACGAGACCTTCGTCTCGAAGATCCGGATCCAGGGCCACCACGACGAGCCGGACTGGCTCTCCCACGTCAACGCGAACCTGCTCAAGGTGAAGCTGGCGATCTCGATCATCTCGATCTCCTCGATCCACCTGCTCAAGACCTTCATCGAGGTCGGGCGGATGGAGGACGGGACGGTGCGCACCCGCTCGGGTGAGGTCATCTACTCCTCCGAGGGCGTCATGTGGGAGGTGGGCATCCACCTCGCATTCATCCTCTCGGCCCTCGCGCTCGCCTGGATCGACAAGATCAGCAAGACGCACCCGCCGGCGAGGCGCGAGCACCTCCACGCCGAGCCGACCCTCCCCTCGGCCGGTGGGTCGCCTGCCGCTGCCGACGACGAGGGGTTCGTCGTGGTCCGGGTCCCGGCCGGCACCCGGCTCCCGGCCGGGGCGCAGGTCGTCGAGGAGGTCGGCTGAGCCTCGGTCGTCCGACCCCTGGGGCGGCCCACGCGGCCGGTGATAAGTTGAACACGTTCAACTTAGGAGGCCGGGATGGTCGGGACGAGACCGCGAACCGGCGCCGTCGTGGCGCTGGTCGTCGCGCTGACCTGGTCGCTGGTGGTCGTCGTGGCGGCACTCGCCCTGCCGGTGTACTCCGGTGAGACGACCTCGTCCGACGGCGGCACCGTCTCGACGAGGGCGACGCTGGTCGAGGTGAACGGGACGGGCGTCCTGGGGATCGTGCTCGCCCCGCTCCTCGCGTCGGTGCTGGTGGCGGCCATGGTGTGGGGACGCCGCCGGTGGCCGGCGCTCGGCACCCTCGCCTGGGTCGCGACGGTCGCGCTCGGGCTGCTCGCCCTCGCCGGGATCATGTCGGTCGGGGTGTTCCTCCTCCCGGTGGTGCTCGCGCTGGCCGTCGCGATCCTGCTCAGCGCCCCCGGCCCCGCGCCCGCCGAGGGTTCCGCGCCGTGAGCGACGCGTCCCGCTCCGCACGCGGTGCGCAGACGCGCGAGGCGATCACGACGGCCGCCCGGGCGCTGTTCCTCGAGCGTGGCTACGACGCGACGACGATGCGCGCGGTCGCGCAGCGCGCGGGAGTCTCCCTCGGCAACGCCTACTACTACTTCGCGTCCAAGGACCACCTGGTCCAGGAGTTCTACGGCGAGCTGCAGCTCGACCACGCGGTCGCGGCCGAGGCGGCGCTCGACGGTGTTCGCGGGCTGGGGGAGCGGCTCACGCTCGCCTGGGAGGCCTGGGTCGACGTCGCCGAGCCGCTGCGTCCGTTCGCCGGGTCGTTCTTCCGCGTCGCGGCCGAGCCGACCGGTCCGCTGTCGCCGTTCAGCGCGGAGTCCTCGCCGGCCCGAGAGGCGGGCATCGAGCTGCACCGCGCCGTGCTCGACGGCGCCGACCTCGCGCTCCCGTCGCAGCTGCGCGCGGAGCTGCCCGAGCTGCTCTGGCTCGCCCACATGGGCGTGGTGCTGTTCTGGGTCTACGACGCCAGCCCCGACGCCGGACGCACCCGCGTCCTCGTGCGCCGCGCGGCCGGGCTGATCGACCGGCTGCTGCGCCTGACCCGGCTCCCGGGTGCGCGCGGGCTGGCGCTCGACGTCGTCCGGCTGGTGACGGACCTGCGGACCCGACCGGCGTGACACCGCCGCGTCGCTCGCCCGGTCGGCGCCGCCCCCGGCCTCGGTGCCTCAGTCGCCGAGCAGGAACGTGTCGGCGTCGATGAGCCAGTGGTTGCGCAGCGTCAGGGCGCGCTCCAGCGCGGCGAGGACACCGGCCGCGACGAGCGCGCCGTTGAGCCAGGCGGGCAGCGCGATCGGCGAGGTGAACGTGCCGACGTGCTCGGCGACCCACTCGATCTCGCTGATCCGCTCGAGCAGCTGCGGCACCGTGAGGGCGAGGGCCACGAGGAGGACCGCGACCGCGACGCCGGCGATGACGCGGCTCAGCCGCGGGAACCGGCGGCCCAGGCGGGCGCGCAGCTCCTCCGGCGTCCCGCGGTGCGGCCGCAGCTGCTGCTGCGTGCCGTCCTCGCGCACGTAGTGCATCCGGCGCAGGCCGTACAGCGTCGAGGCCACCTCGATGACACCGCCGGGGACCGGGAAGGACACGGGCAGCGACGAGCGCGCGACCTGCCGGTCGTCGCGGTAGAGCGCCGCCGCGTCCTCGAACACGACGTAGTCGACGTCGACCGCGAACCGCTCCGGCTCCCCGTCGGGGTCCTCGGGGTCGACCAGGTCGATCAGGAAGAGCGTGCGCCACAGCGCGTGCCAGCCGCGGTACGGCTTGAGGCGACGCCCGTCGCCGTCCTTGATCGTCGCCATCCGGTCACTCTGCCACGGGCGGTAGCCTGTGGGGCGCGTCCCGGACGGGGACGGACCGGGACAGAAGGGCACACGTTCGTGACCACCCCCATCCGCATCGGCATCGTCGGCTACGGCAACCTGGGACGCGGTGTCGAGACCGCGGTCGGGCTCAACCCGGACCTCGAGCTCGTCGGCGTGTTCACCCGCCGGGACCCGGGGAGCGTCGCGACGCTCGGCGAGGCGACCCGCGTCTTCCCGATGTCGGACCTCGACGAGCCGCGCGACGACATCGACGTGCTCATCCTGTGCGGCGGCTCGCGCGACGACCTGCCGCGGCAGACGCCCGAGCTCGCGAGCCGGTTCACCGTCGTCGACAGCTACGACAACCACGCGCACGTCCCCGAGCACGTCGCGGCCGTCGACGCGGCGGCGAGCGCCGCCGGCACGACGGCGATCGTCTCGACGGGGTGGGACCCGGGCCTGTTCTCGCTCAACCGCCTGTTCGGCGAGGCGATCCTCCCGCAGGGGTCGACCTACACGTTCTGGGGCCGCGGCCTGAGCCAGGGCCACTCGGACGCGCTGCGCCGCGTGCCCGGCGTCGCCGGCGGCGTGCAGTACACGATCCCGTCGCGGGAGGCGGTCGAGCGGGTCCGGGCGGGGGAGAGCCCCGAGCTGTCGACGCGCGAGCGGCACACGCGGGAGTGCTACGTCGTGCTCGAGGAGGGCGCCGACGCCGAGGCCGTCCGCGAGGAGATCGTGTCGATGCCCGACTACTTCGCGCCGTACGACACGACCGTGACGTTCATCGACGCGGACGAGCTCGCCCGGGATCACGGGGGCATGCCGCACGGCGGCTTCGTCATCCGCAGCGGCCGGACGTCGGACGGGACGTCGCAGGTGATCGAGTACCGCCTCGACCTCGACTCGAACCCGGAGTTCACGGCGAGCGTCCTCGTCGCCTACGCCCGCGCGGCGGCACGGCTGGCGGCCGCCGGGCAGCACGGCGCCAAGACCGTGCTCGACGTGCCGCCGGCCCTGCTCTCGCCCCGCAGTCCCGAGGAGCTGCGCGCCGCGCTCCTGTAGGCACCGCGCTACAGACCCAGCGAGTCGAGCCAGGACGTGAGCGCTGGCAGCGCCAGGTAGGCGATCGTGCCGTGGTCGGCCTCCTCGACGCGGTGATAGGTCACGTCGATGCCGAGCGCCAGCTCGTGCGCGACGAACCGCTCGGTGTCGGCGGGGAGCACCAACCGGTCCCGCGCCCCCTGCGCGACGAGCAGCGGGGCGTCGAAGGCGGCGGTGCCGGCAGAGTTCTCCCGCAGCAGCCCCGCCCACGGCGCGGTCGTCGCGGGGTCGGCCGAGTAGAACGCGCCGACGACCGGGGCCGCGATCCGGTGGAGCTCGTCGAGGTGGTCGAGCAGGCAGAGACGGTTCATCCGCGGCAGGATCTCCTCGGCGCCCGCCGTCAGCACCAGGTCGAGCCGTGCCCCGCGGTCGGCGTACGCCTCGGCGTAGGCCTGGAAGGCATACGAACCGATCGTCGCGCCCGACACGTCGTCGAGGTGGCTCGTCAGCAACGCCGTGAGGTCGGCGGCTGGCGCGGCCGTCGCCACGGCGCGCACGCGCAGCTCGGGTGCGTACTCCGCCGCACGCTCGGCCGCGAGCAGCACCGCGTGACCCCCCTGGGAGTGCCCCCACATGACGACGGACGTCCCGGCGTGCGCCGCGGGGATGGCGCGTGCCGCCCGGACCGAGTCGAGGACGCTGTTCCCGGCCGTCACCGCGACCAGGTACGAGGCCGGCCCATCGGTGCCGGTGCCGACGTAGTCGGTCGCGACGATCGTGTACCCCCGCGCGAGCATGAGCCGCATCCCCTCGATGTCAAGGAACGGGTCCGCGCCTCGGGAGGGGGCGCACTCGAGCGCGGTCCCGGTGGTCGGGTGGCCCCAGGCGAGCACCGTTCGCCCCTCCGGTGGCGCGGGCCCGAGGGGCGTCACGACGACCCCGGTGGCGACGACCGGCGCGCCGTCGAGGCCGGTCGTGCGGTACATGATCCGCCACGCCCCGGCCTCGAACGGGTGGCCGACGAGCGGCTCGCTCCGCACGAGGGTGCCGGGAGCGCCCTCCGCGGCGCCCGGGGGCTGCACGTAGAACGCCGTGAGGCCGCGCCGCTCGACCGCGTCGCCGACGACCCGGGGGACGACGGCGACCGCGAGCGCCACCCCGATGACGACGACGGTGACGAGCAGCCCGTGCCACCCGCCGGCGCGGCGGCGCCTGTCGCTAGGACGCGAGGCGCTCATCGAGCCAGTCGAAGGTCCGCTGGGCGGCGAGCGCCGGGGCGAGCGGCTGGCAGTGCTCGTCGGCACCCTCGCCCGCCGTGAAGGGCAGGAGCGTCGAGACGTCCGACGTCAGCTCCGCGAGGCGCTCGGACTGGCCGGGCCAGAACTGCTCGTGCTCGGGCGAGAGGATGAGCAGCGGTGTCGTGATCTGCCCCGCGACGTCCGCGACGCTGTAGCGCCGGACCTCCGCGATGGTCTCCGCGTACCCGCTCGTCCCGTACGGACGCGCCCGGAACCTCCACGTGCGCGCGATCGTGGGCGAGAACCGCATGCCGAGCGCCATCTCCCGGTCGAAGGTCTCGGTCCGGCCGGCGTCGAGCTGGCGGAGCAGCGTGTCGGGAACGTGCGTCGTCCAGGACGTCGAGACGTCGACGACACCGGGATCGGTGATCCCCGCGGCGAAGCGGTGCTCGAAGGCGAGCGCCCGCGCCACCCAGTAGCCGCCCTGGCTGATCCCGTACACGGCGATCCTCGTCGCGTCGACGCCGTCCAGCCCGGCCACCGCGTCGTAGACCGGGGTGAGGACGTTCTCCCAGTCCGGCCGGAACGACGTGCGCCGCTCGAACAGCTCGGACTGCTGCCCCGGTCCGTCGAAGACGAGGACGGCGTACCCCCGCTCGATCGCGGGCGCAACGCAGGCTGCCCAGACCGATGCGAGCGAGCCGTCGCTCCCGTTGACGGCGACGAGAGTGGCGCCCGACGGGCGTGCGGGGCGGAAGAGCCACCCGGGCAGGTGGGTGTCCTCGTACGGGATCGGCACCTCCTCGACGGCGACGGCGGTGGTCGCGAGGAAGCCCTCCCAGGCACCGCGCTGTCGGGCGAAGGTCGTCGCGAGGCGGTCGGTGTCGACGAGCGAGCTGAGCGCGTTGACCGCGACGCCGAAGTAGGCGGATGCCCGCAGGTAGGCGCCGGCCGCGCTCACGCGGTGCTCGCCCGCGGCACAGGCGACGGCGGTCGCGAACGTCCGCTCGGCGAGGCCGGCCCAGGCCTCGTACCAGCCCACGTGGTCACCCCGGCGCACGCCGGCGACGGCGGCAAGGATCTCGCCGGGGTCGCCGGCCCCGGCGGCGCACCGGCCGAGGGCGCAACGGATCTCGTAGTCGAGGTCCGCGTCGGCGGAGAAGGGGCGGATGGACGGCTGGTGCGACATGGTTCTCGACCTCTCGGCTGGCGGCGTGTCGGGGCACCTCCAGCCTGGCGGTCGGACGTCAGGGGGCGACTGTCCGATCCGGACAGGTCATCCCTCGCCCGATGTCGCCCGCGCGGCCCGCACGAGCTCGTGCCGGGAGCCGACCCCGGTCTTGGCGTAGACGTTCCCCAGGTGGAACGCGACCGTGCTGCGCGTCACGTAGAGCTCCTCGGCGATCTGCGCGTAGCTGAGCCCGGCGAGCAGGAGCGCTGCGACCTCCCGCTCGCGGTCGCTGAGGCCGGACAGGAGGTCGACGGGCCTCGGCGTGCTCGCGTCGGCACCGAGCCGTGCCAGGTAGGGCTGGGCGCCGAGGCGCCGGTAGAGGCGTCGCGCCCGGGACGCCGAGGCGGTCGCGGTCGCGTCGTCGCCGGTTCGCGCCGCGACCCGAGCGAGATCGGCGTGCGCGTGCGCCCGGTACAGCGGCAGCTCGGTGTCGGGACCGGTGACGGCGGCGCGCAGGAGCTCGAGCGCCCCGGCATCGTCGCCCGTGCCCTCCGCGCGCAGCCCGATCAGCCAGGGACGTGCCCACGCGGACCAGGCCGGGACGATCATGTCCGTCTCGATCGCCACGAG encodes:
- a CDS encoding aldo/keto reductase; its protein translation is MGDQPTILSETYTMSNGVTTPRLGLGTWFIDDGDAARAVRDAVAIGYRNIDTAQAYGNERGVGEGVRTCGVAREDLFVSTKLAAEIKSYDEAVAAIDGSLARMGLDYVDLMLIHSPQPWKDFRGGDYAEGNRAAWRALEEAYRAGRLRSIGVSNFLEADVENLLASGTVAPHVNQLLVHAGNTPTDLLAYCAERDVLVQAYSPIAHGEMLKNGEIAAMAERYGVSVPQLGIRYTLQLGTVSLPKTANPDHMRANAEVDFVISDEDMATLRGMRTQDYGEHSVFPVYSGR
- a CDS encoding TetR/AcrR family transcriptional regulator; translation: MSDASRSARGAQTREAITTAARALFLERGYDATTMRAVAQRAGVSLGNAYYYFASKDHLVQEFYGELQLDHAVAAEAALDGVRGLGERLTLAWEAWVDVAEPLRPFAGSFFRVAAEPTGPLSPFSAESSPAREAGIELHRAVLDGADLALPSQLRAELPELLWLAHMGVVLFWVYDASPDAGRTRVLVRRAAGLIDRLLRLTRLPGARGLALDVVRLVTDLRTRPA
- a CDS encoding TIGR00645 family protein, giving the protein MSNRPTAGSRIERGPGAASRTLAAFIFASRWLQAPLYLGLILAQAVYVVLFFVELWHLIDNAIIAGHISETEVMLSVLALIDIVMIANLLIMVIIGGYETFVSKIRIQGHHDEPDWLSHVNANLLKVKLAISIISISSIHLLKTFIEVGRMEDGTVRTRSGEVIYSSEGVMWEVGIHLAFILSALALAWIDKISKTHPPARREHLHAEPTLPSAGGSPAAADDEGFVVVRVPAGTRLPAGAQVVEEVG
- a CDS encoding alpha/beta hydrolase family protein, translating into MSHQPSIRPFSADADLDYEIRCALGRCAAGAGDPGEILAAVAGVRRGDHVGWYEAWAGLAERTFATAVACAAGEHRVSAAGAYLRASAYFGVAVNALSSLVDTDRLATTFARQRGAWEGFLATTAVAVEEVPIPYEDTHLPGWLFRPARPSGATLVAVNGSDGSLASVWAACVAPAIERGYAVLVFDGPGQQSELFERRTSFRPDWENVLTPVYDAVAGLDGVDATRIAVYGISQGGYWVARALAFEHRFAAGITDPGVVDVSTSWTTHVPDTLLRQLDAGRTETFDREMALGMRFSPTIARTWRFRARPYGTSGYAETIAEVRRYSVADVAGQITTPLLILSPEHEQFWPGQSERLAELTSDVSTLLPFTAGEGADEHCQPLAPALAAQRTFDWLDERLAS
- a CDS encoding diaminopimelate dehydrogenase — encoded protein: MTTPIRIGIVGYGNLGRGVETAVGLNPDLELVGVFTRRDPGSVATLGEATRVFPMSDLDEPRDDIDVLILCGGSRDDLPRQTPELASRFTVVDSYDNHAHVPEHVAAVDAAASAAGTTAIVSTGWDPGLFSLNRLFGEAILPQGSTYTFWGRGLSQGHSDALRRVPGVAGGVQYTIPSREAVERVRAGESPELSTRERHTRECYVVLEEGADAEAVREEIVSMPDYFAPYDTTVTFIDADELARDHGGMPHGGFVIRSGRTSDGTSQVIEYRLDLDSNPEFTASVLVAYARAAARLAAAGQHGAKTVLDVPPALLSPRSPEELRAALL
- a CDS encoding alpha/beta fold hydrolase is translated as MSASRPSDRRRRAGGWHGLLVTVVVIGVALAVAVVPRVVGDAVERRGLTAFYVQPPGAAEGAPGTLVRSEPLVGHPFEAGAWRIMYRTTGLDGAPVVATGVVVTPLGPAPPEGRTVLAWGHPTTGTALECAPSRGADPFLDIEGMRLMLARGYTIVATDYVGTGTDGPASYLVAVTAGNSVLDSVRAARAIPAAHAGTSVVMWGHSQGGHAVLLAAERAAEYAPELRVRAVATAAPAADLTALLTSHLDDVSGATIGSYAFQAYAEAYADRGARLDLVLTAGAEEILPRMNRLCLLDHLDELHRIAAPVVGAFYSADPATTAPWAGLLRENSAGTAAFDAPLLVAQGARDRLVLPADTERFVAHELALGIDVTYHRVEEADHGTIAYLALPALTSWLDSLGL